In the Populus trichocarpa isolate Nisqually-1 chromosome 1, P.trichocarpa_v4.1, whole genome shotgun sequence genome, one interval contains:
- the LOC18095049 gene encoding uncharacterized protein LOC18095049, whose amino-acid sequence MRSITSWCTACIPGRKQKEIKTEEPEKSSLKTSSSDDQAEGSHQGTTHAASNETGGAAVTTAAHMSASNDTGGSGDGSRGGH is encoded by the coding sequence ATGAGGAGCATAACCAGCTGGTGTACTGCCTGCATCCCAGGCCGCAAGCAGAAAGAAATCAAGACTGAAGAGCCAGAGAAATCTTCCCTTAAAACATCTAGCAGTGATGACCAAGCTGAAGGCAGCCATCAAGGAACCACCCACGCTGCCAGTAATGAAACTGGTGGCGCAGCTGTCACGACTGCAGCCCATATGTCTGCCAGTAATGATACTGGTGGCAGTGGTGATGGGAGTCGCGGTGGCCATTAA
- the LOC7485681 gene encoding peroxisomal and mitochondrial division factor 2, with product MEALHASLGRRTLEEIRQKRAAERLSKASSGPDLTKIPTPNDNAGMRKSESGNRLSETDIGGLVSQLKDLQKRNADLEESNGILSLKLQTKDVENETLQKRLNDLEQNTVPSLRKALREVAMEKDAAVVSREDLSAQLRTLKKRLKEAEEEQYRAEEDAAVLRAELNSMQRQAMSNHPGDISSMSVSHDQVQRLEKELAGLKSEFQQVSLLRQQEQQRLAEEQSRTSALTSEKQQLVEKLAALSRTVSEEASQNLVPKAFTVEDKEKLEKQLHDMALAVERLESSRQKLLMEIDSQSSEIEKLFEENSSLSSSCQEATSIAKQWENQLKDCLKKNEELRVMLDKLRTEQANLLSNDREILGGSAERHRDGVTETGSQAHATEILSLKGHLAKEQSRAEALSAEVMQLSAELQQATQAYNGLARLYKPVLRNIESSLIKMKQDGTVIVQ from the exons aTGGAAGCGCTTCACGCATCGCTAGGCCGGCGAACA TTAGAAGAGATAAGACAAAAGAGAGCAGCTGAGAGATTAAGCAAAGCTTCATCTGGTCCAGATCTAACCAAAATTCCAACCCCTAATG ATAATGCTGGAATGAGAAAATCTGAGAGCGGAAATCGTCTCTCCGAG ACGGATATTGGTGGTTTAGTATCTCAGCTAAAAGACCTACAGAAAAGGAATGCAGACTTGGAGGAAAGCAACGGCATCTTATCTTTAAAG CTTCAAACCAAGGATGTTGAGAACGAAACGCTTCAGAAGCGCTTAAATGATCTG gAACAAAATACTGTACCATCTCTAAGAAAAGCACTTAGGGAAGTTGCAATGGAGAAAGATGCAGCTGTTGTTTCACGG GAGGACCTTTCAGCCCAGCTTCGCACACTTAAGAAACGTCTAAAGGAAGCAGAAGAAGAACAATACAGA GCTGAGGAAGATGCAGCAGTCCTGAGAGCAGAATTAAACTCAATGCAGCGACAAGCTATGAGTAATCATCCTGGTGATATAAGCTCTATGAGTGTATCACATGATCAAGTGCAAAGATTGGAAAAGGAATTAGCTGGCTTAAAGTCTGAATTTCAG CAAGTGTCATTATTGAGGCAACAAGAGCAACAAAGATTAGCAGAGGAGCAATCCCGAACCTCTGCCCTCACGTCTGAAAAGCAGCAGTTGGTTGAGAAACTTGCAGCTCTATCCAGAACAGTCTCAG AAGAAGCATCACAAAATCTGGTCCCTAAGGCCTTTACAGTG GAAGACAAGGAGAAACTTGAGAAGCAGTTGCATGATATGGCTTTAGCAGTTGAGCGATTGGAAAGTAGTAGACAGAAACTTCTAATGGAG ATTGATTCCCAATCTTCAGAGATAGAGAAACTTTTTGAGGAAAACTCCAGCCTCTCATCTTCTTGTCAAGAGGCCACGAGCATAGCAAAACAGTGGGAGAATCAG TTGAAGGACTGCcttaagaaaaatgaagagcTTCGTGTAATGCTTGATAAGTTGAGAACAGAACAGGCTAATTTACTGTCAAACGATAGGGAGATCCTGGGAGGCTCAGCAGAAAGGCATAGAGATGGGGTAACTGAGACTGGCTCACAAGCACATGCAACTGAAATTCTATCACTCAAG GGCCACCTTGCAAAAGAACAGAGCAGAGCAGAAGCATTATCAGCAGAGGTCATGCAGCTATCAGCAGAACTGCAACAAGCCACACAAGCATATAATGGTCTTGCACGCCT CTATAAACCAGTTCTTCGGAACATCGAGAGCAGCCTCATCAAAATGAAGCAAGATGGCACCGTGATTGTGCAGTGA
- the LOC7465083 gene encoding serine/threonine-protein phosphatase PP1 isozyme 2 translates to MQEEGKQQRKEGTTMEAGLLDSIISRLLESRQTRLAKQPQVQLSENEIRQLCAVAKEIFLQQPNLLELEAPIKICGDIHGQYSDLLRLFEYGGFPPSANYLFLGDYVDRGKQSLETICLLLAYKIKYPENFFLLRGNHESASINRIYGFYDECKRRFNVKLWKTFTDCFNCLPVAALIDDKILCMHGGLSPELTNLDQIRNLPRPTDVPDSGLLCDLLWSDPDRDIKGWGMNDRGVSYTFGPDKVAEFLMRNDMDLVCRAHQVVEDGYEFFAERQLVTIFSAPNYCGEFDNAGAMMSVDETLMCSFQILKPAEKRFRFM, encoded by the exons aTGCAAGAGGAAGGAAAGCAGCAGAGGAAGGAGGGAACAACAATGGAGGCTGGTCTTTTAGATAGCATAATAAGTCGTTTGTTAGAATCGAGGCAAACAAGGTTAGCCAAACAACCGCAGGTTCAACTTAGCGAAAATGAGATCCGTCAACTCTGTGCTGTTGCCAAAGAAATCTTTCTTCAACAACCCAATCTTCTCGAGCTCGAAGCCCCCATTAAGATCTGTG GTGACATTCATGGGCAATATTCAGATCTTTTGAGACTTTTTGAATATGGAGGTTTTCCTCCTAGTGCCAATTATTTATTCTTAGGTGATTACGTGGACCGTGGGAAGCAGAGTTTGGAAACAATATGCCTTTTGCTTGCCTACAAAATCAAGTATCCTGAGAACTTCTTCCTTTTAAGAGGAAACCATGAGTCTGCTTCGATTAATCGAATTTATGGATTCTATGATGAATGTAAACGACGGTTCAATGTGAAACTTTGGAAGACATTTACAGATTGTTTTAACTGTCTTCCTGTTGCTGCTCTTATAGATGACAAAATATTGTGCATGCACGGTGGGCTTTCCCCTGAATTAACAAATTTGGATCAAATTAGGAACTTGCCTCGTCCAACTGATGTTCCAGATTCTGGTTTGCTGTGCGATTTACTTTGGTCTGATCCTGACAGGGATATCAAAGGCTGGGGAATGAATGACCGGGGGGTCTCATATACATTTGGCCCTGATAAGGTTGCAGAATTCTTAATGAGGAATGATATGGACCTTGTTTGTCGTGCCCATCAG GTCGTTGAGGATGGATATGAATTCTTTGCAGAGAGGCAGCTTGTAACAATATTTTCAGCTCCCAACTATTGTGGTGAATTTGATAATGCTGGTGCAATGATGAGTGTTGATGAAACCCTAATGTGCTCTTTCCAAATACTTAAGCCTGCAGAGAAAAGGTTCAGGTTCATGTGA
- the LOC7478566 gene encoding metal tolerance protein B: protein MEHDGVSILRSEDQNDIEMAAIASEEKVILPIEAQLTSVCIFPKQENFTLESEERSKSATKLSGLIIFYLIVMAVEVVGGVKANSLAVITDAAHLLTDVAGFSISLFAVWVSGWKATSHQSFGYSRLEVLGALLSVQLIWLISGVLIYEAIDRILHKNARVNGGLMFAIALFGFIINFIMVMWLGHDHSHHACHDHNHDHTHNHEGEDYCATNEGEETKLVSGTPAKTKIWNINIQGAYVHVMADLIQSVGVMIAGAIIWAKPDWLVVDLICTLLFSTFVLFTTLPMLRDIFCILMERTPHEIDVGRLESALKCIEGVQDVHNLHVWSITAGKLVLSSHVMAEPGASSPEILRMIGEYCEKMHRIHNITIQIE from the coding sequence ATGGAACATGACGGAGTCTCCATTTTGAGATCAGAAGACCAAAACGATATTGAGATGGCTGCTATTGCATCCGAGGAAAAAGTCATCCTTCCCATTGAAGCACAGCTGACTTCTGTTTGTATCTTCCCCAAACAAGAAAATTTCACTTTGGAATCAGAAGAGAGATCAAAGTCAGCAACGAAACTTTCTGGACtcataatcttttatttaatagttaTGGCAGTAGAAGTTGTTGGTGGAGTGAAAGCCAATAGTCTTGCCGTTATTACAGATGCTGCACATTTGTTGACTGATGTTGCTGGATTCTCTATTTCCCTTTTCGCTGTGTGGGTATCGGGTTGGAAGGCAACATCACACCAGTCTTTTGGATATAGTCGTCTTGAAGTTCTGGGTGCTCTTCTCTCTGTTCAGCTCATATGGCTGATTTCTGGTGTTTTAATTTATGAAGCTATTGATAGAATTCTTCACAAAAATGCAAGGGTGAACGGGGGACTAATGTTTGCAATTGCTTTGTTtggatttatcattaattttatcatggTCATGTGGCTGGGTCATGATCACTCTCACCACGCATGCCATGATCACAATCATGATCATACTCACAACCACGAGGGCGAGGACTATTGTGCAACAAATGAAGGGGAGGAGACTAAGCTGGTATCAGGTACTCCAGCAAAGACAAAGATATGGAACATAAATATCCAAGGGGCTTACGTCCATGTCATGGCTGATCTAATTCAGTCTGTCGGGGTGATGATTGCTGGAGCAATTATATGGGCCAAGCCAGATTGGTTGGTGGTTGATCTTATCTGCACTCTACTCTTCTCTACTTTTGTTCTGTTTACTACTTTACCAATGCTTAGAGATATCTTCTGTATACTAATGGAGAGGACACCACACGAGATCGATGTTGGCAGGCTGGAGAGTGCTCTGAAGTGTATTGAAGGAGTTCAAGATGTTCATAACCTGCATGTATGGTCCATAACAGCAGGGAAGTTAGTATTGTCTAGCCATGTAATGGCTGAGCCTGGAGCCAGCTCTCCTGAAATCCTTCGTATGATTGGGGAATATTGTGAGAAAATGCACAGAATTCACAATATAACAATACAAATTGAGTAG
- the LOC7485679 gene encoding UDP-glucose iridoid glucosyltransferase produces MEEQPPRHGRVVLVPCPFQGHLNPMLQLGAILHSQGFSITVVHTKFNSPNPSCHHEFTFQPIPDGLSPDEISSGNLVAILLALNCNCKTPFQECMTRMTQQQKPDDKVTCVIYDEVMYFAEAAANHLKLSSIILCTSSVATAQSRVAIRQLKEEGCIPWQDSMSQDRVPNLHSLRFKDLPVSIFGVPDNFLDMISQMYNVRTSSAVIWNTIDCLEQSSLEQQQQRYCPIPIFPIGPLHKFAPVSSSSLLNEDTSCITWLEKQPCNSVLYISLGSLASIDETEVAEMAWGLASSWQRFLWVVRPGSIPGSEWIESLPEDFREIVGERGCIVKWAPQKEVLAHSAVGGFWSHCGWNSTLESISEGVPMICKPCFGDQRVNARYASYVWGIGLQLENKLERKEIERAIRRLMVDSEGEEMRHKAKNLKEKVEICIKEGGSSYNNLKMLLEFMSY; encoded by the exons ATGGAGGAGCAACCACCGAGACATGGCCGTGTGGTCCTGGTGCCGTGTCCATTCCAAGGCCACTTAAATCCCATGCTTCAGCTTGGCGCCATACTTCACTCCCAGGGCTTCTCCATCACCGTTGTTCACACCAAATTCAACTCACCTAACCCATCCTGCCACCATGAATTCACCTTTCAACCTATACCAGATGGCTTATCCCCCGATGAAATTAGCTCTGGGAATTTAGTAGCTATTTTATTAGCACTTAATTGCAATTGCAAAACACCCTTTCAAGAATGCATGACTAGGATGACTCAGCAGCAGAAGCCAGATGATAAGGTTACCTGCGTCATATACGATGAGGTCATGTACTTCGCTGAAGCTGCTGCCAATCATCTGAAGCTTTCAAGTATTATATTGTGCACCTCCAGCGTTGCCACTGCTCAGTCTCGTGTTGCCATTCGCCAACTCAAGGAAGAAGGTTGCATCCCTTGGCAAG ATTCTATGTCACAGGATCGAGTTCCTAACCTTCATTCTCTTAGGTTCAAGGATTTACCAGTTTCCATATTTGGAGTCCCTGATAATTTCTTGGACATGATATCCCAGATGTACAATGTAAGAACGTCTTCAGCTGTTATATGGAATACCATAGATTGCCTCGAACAATCGTCATTGGAACAGCAGCAACAACGATATTGCCCCATTCCAATCTTTCCAATAGGCCCTTTGCACAAATTTGCACCAGTCTCTTCTAGTAGTCTACTAAATGAGGATACTAGCTGCATTACTTGGCTTGAAAAGCAGCCTTGTAATTCAGTTCTTTACATAAGCTTGGGAAGCTTAGCTTCCATAGATGAGACAGAGGTAGCAGAAATGGCTTGGGGTCTCGCCAGCAGTTGGCAGCGCTTCTTGTGGGTCGTCAGGCCTGGCTCAATTCCGGGATCAGAATGGATTGAATCGTTGCCAGAGGATTTTAGAGAAATAGTTGGAGAAAGAGGTTGCATTGTGAAATGGGCACCCCAAAAGGAAGTGTTGGCGCACTCTGCAGTGGGAGGATTTTGGAGCCACTGCGGCTGGAATTCAACCCTGGAGAGTATATCCGAAGGAGTTCCAATGATATGCAAACCATGTTTTGGGGACCAAAGAGTGAATGCAAGATATGCTAGTTACGTATGGGGAATAGGCTTGCAACTGGAGAACAAGTTGGAGCGCAAGGAGATAGAAAGGGCAATAAGAAGGCTGATGGTGGATTCTGAAGGAGAGGAGATGAGGCACAAggctaaaaatttaaaggaaaaggttGAGATTTGTATAAAGGAAGGTGGTTCCTCCTACAATAACTTGAAAATGCTATTAGAGTTCATGTCATATTAG